CCTGCGGACATGCGCGCTGACGTGTTCACCGCCCGTGCTCCCTCGCGCTCCCAGAGCTTCAGAGACCCCCCTTTGAAAGGTAGAACTGTTCACCATCTTTTTCTGGTACTATGAATAATGGCACCTGAGGCAACATGATTTGACCctgttttttctttctctttccactTCTCTCTATTGTTATGTCTGTTTCTctatctttctcactctctctgttattctcctcgtctccttctctctgtctctgtcctctctttccttgtctcatctctctctctctctctctctctctctctctctctctctcagactctctAATGAGTGGTATAGAAAGACAACGTCCAGGCTCTCTTTCCTCGGCGATGGGAACTCACAGCCATGCCCCCTCCTTCCCTGCCCTCCCTCGACCCTCAGGTACAGACCACACTGACCTCTTGTCTGATTGGATGTCTTATGAAATATACTTCCTGGTGTCTTCTTCTACCTTCATATCTCTCATTTTCTTCCCCACCTCTGgtccctctttttctttctctttttccttctctctcttcacaTTTACCTCCTTAGCCAGTAGCACTTTCAAAAACAACTTCACTTTAGGTAAGGCACTAACCTGTACAGTATTTGAAAGTGTGCTGAATGGTTATTCCGAGGAATAGAATCGAAAATAATAGAATAGATTTGGTGGTtgtgcgagagagagacatgagagagagagagagagagagagagagagagagagagagagagagagagagagagagagagagagagagagagagagagagagagagagagagagagagagagagagagagagagagagagagagagagagagagagagagagagagagagagagagagagagagagagaggaaaataacACATTTATAACTATCTTTAGAGAGTAGCCAATGCTCCTTTCAACAGGGGCCCCATGGTATTCCACCATGCTGTGGTGCAGTAGTGTAGTGAGCTATATGGGTCACAGTTCTAATCATGCACATTAACATTCCAAATAAGTATGCTATGAAGAAGTGTATGAtaaagtaggctatgattcagtCCAAATCCTGCTGGCTGCTAATACATGTAGCATGCTAAACGTTTATGCAAAGCTAGTATTGCCTCAATAAGGAATTCTGAGGTTATATTTGCCATATTGGACTGTTGAGGCTATtgcctggtcaggtcacatggtcataAAAACAAATGCAtaggctgtgtctgaaatggcactctattacctatatagttcactactttgcAGGCCCTGCTCAAATGTAGTACACTATagaggcaatagggtgccatttctgaCTCACCCCCAGCCTTCCTTACATCGGCCATCTTTTTGTTGGCTCTCCCAGGTCGTACAGTGGCCTCCTCAGGGGGCTCAGCCCCTTTCAGGGCCTTCCCTAAGTCTCTGAGTGTAGACTTTGGAGGGCTCAGCCAACCGCACAGTCGCAGTGCCCTCAGCGTCGCCCCCCCAGCCCCCGGccccaacacacacacgaacCACCAGGACCGCTACGCTGCCCTGTCCCAACTGAACAGTGTCTTCCCTGACACATCACCCGGACCTGGAACTGGAACTGGACCAGGACTTACAGGTAAGGGTACAAggagtgagtgggggggggggggggggggggggggtgcatgtgagagagggagagagataaaaggTTGTTGTCAGCTACATTGCATAACGTTTATTATATAGCAGAATGACTTTGGAAACATGTTCCAGTTTTGATTTAGCAATGCTACTAAATGCTAACATAACGAATGCTAACATAAATGTGCAGGAACAATGCTTTGGGCATGTTTAAACATATATTATTGTTTTATTCCCATGATTCAATACACACTACTTCTCCCCCAGGCAATCATATAGGTATTGTTTTTCTGTGTCATagtttaatttgattaatatagCGTTGAACTATAGAgcattttttttaacacttttacaCTCAATACAGTTACAGCTTGACGACTCAAGCTCTCAGAGTGGAAACTTTGCATCCTATGTCTAAGTGATTTAAGTACTCTTACCAGCTAATTACACTCGATCTCTTGAATTAAGCTCCAGCTAAGCCCTGTGCTTATGGTCTGTCTATTGTTTTAATGTCTGTTGTTAGCACCCCCCGGTGGACCACGCCAGTATAACACGCTCTTTGGGAAGCGCCTGTCCTCCAGTTCTACTCCTGCCAGGTAATGAATGCAATGTCAAGCAAATACACTTAACGTTCATATTAAGTTAACTGACTATGTGTCAACTCTGTACACGTGCATTGCAAATGCGCCGGTCCCAATacaaaaatattgttttatttgCTCAGGATATCTGCACGCCCTTGGTTTAGTAATTCATGACAGTCCTACACCAGAGCTGGTGACAACTGCAATAGTAAATTGATTGTTTTAGGTTTTTTGTATGTTCATACatgtagtaatacagtaatacaataattcataccctttgacttaatccacattttgttacagcctgaatttaaaatggataaaatatatatgttttctcaaccatctacacacaatacgccacaAGCACAAAGTGAAAACCTTTTTTTAcaaatttttgcaaatgcattGAAAAGGAAAtagagaaatatctaatttacataagtattcatcacccctgagtcaataaatgtttggcagcgattacagctgcgagtctttctaggtaagtctttaagagctttgcacacctggattgtacaatatttgcacattattcttttttaaattcttcaagctctgtcaagttggttgttgatcattgctagacagccattttcaagtcttgccatagattttcaagcctgtttaagtcaaaactgtaacaaactctaactgttttaaagtcaccattggcctcgtggtgaaatccctgagcagtttccttcatcTCCAACACCTGAGTTCGGAAGTACTCCTGTATCTTTGtgttgactgggtgtattgatgcaccatccgaagtgtaattaataacttcaccatgctcaaagtgatattcagtgtctgcttctttttctttctttttttacccatctaccaataagtgctgttctttgcaaggcattgcaTAACCTggagtacttattgactcaagacatttcagcttttcatttgtaattcatttgtaaaaatgtctaaaaacatcattccactttgacgttacggggtattgtgtgcaggccagtgatacaacatctcaatttaaatccattttaaattcaggctgtaaaacagacaACATTTTGAAAAGGTCAAAATGTTGTCTTTTCAAAATGTtgtctgttttacagcctgaatttaaaatggatttaaattgagatgttgtatcactggcctgcacacaataccccgtaacgtcaaagtggaatgatgaattctttctgaaggcgctgtaaatAGTTGGTCCTCCCTCATCCtcaccttccttccttcctctcttcttttcCTTATTTCTTCAGCTCTCCAGGCATGGATGCCGTGACGGGATCCCAAACATTTGCAAGTAGGCAGTGTTACAAAAATATGAATTTATCACGCGGGTGTATATTTTTCATGAAAGATTTTAAAAGACATGACCAAATCCCTTaacctctttgtctctctctctcgtctctctctccccatctctctctttctttgtctctctccctctttctctctgtctctctacctccatgTCTCAGATTTCCCCAACCCGTTCAGCTCCTGTTCCAGGtctcagcagcagcagcctgCCCTCTCTCCCAGTAACCCCTTCCACAGCTCCACCTCAGGAGGTAAGTTTCCCACAGGGCTAGTGCAATCCAGCATCCTTGGGACGTCTCTACCctaaaccttaaccttaaccctaacactaGTCTTAAccataccctaaccctaatcttaaccataacccttacctaaccccaACAATTACCTTAACCTTTTTACATTTCAAATTCAATTGGGTAACGTCAGAGTTGGGACGTCCCAAGGGGAAAAGGTCAAGAATGTTCCAGTAGCAGTTTACATTAAGGTACTCTTTAAAGTGTTAAACTGTATATAAGTAGTTTATAGACAGTGTTCATGAGTTAATACTATAGTTTAGACATCATTAACAAGCAGCTATAATGGAGAATTGGGAATAACGTCTGCTCCATATACAAGGCCCCTGGATTCGTGGTGTATTGGAGGACACAAGATGACACCCCAGTGTTGTGTTTCTTCCAGGTGACTCCAGTGGGTTTGTCACCTCTCCCACCTCAGTGTTTCCTCCGTCTGCCACCTTCCCAGCTCCCACTACCCAGGATGCATTTCCTCACGAGCATGCCAACAAACAGGAAACCAACGGCAAGTAGAAGTCAACAATCGTTCTATTCTATTCTTCTAAGCTCTGCTCTTTCCTATTCTATTCTGCCAACAGAATTGCGAGATTTTTCTCCAACGATCCAGTACAGGACCACACGAAAATAGCACTTGCCTTTTTGCGTTCTGTATATACAAAGTACAGTACATGCTTTGCCAAGAAACACAAAAGTTAGTCAGTGCTGTGGTGTTTGATGGCTGCGCTACCACAGCAGCATGCCATGTCACCCCACAACTAATGATGATTACCAGCATCTTACCTCCCCTGCTTACATAACACCAACTCAGTCCCTAAATATAGAGTCACAACCCAGAAATGTTGAATTAGTGAAATTGCCATGGTCTGTGGGGCGTTGCccattctagtaattatatttctttGTTTACACCCCCTTTCATGTTGGGTGCTGGTTGATTTCAATGTGTGTTGAATGGCAATTCCCATGTGGTTCTATATTTGTCAGACTAGTATAGTATTTGATGTATTAGTATTTGGTCTTAATGTATCTCTGGCTTTGGGGGTGTTGTTGTGTTTGTAGGTTTTGCCTCTTTCTCTGCGCCGGACTCTCCGCCCAAAGTTCCTTGTCCAATGTCAGTGAACCCATTCACTGTGAGTACCACACTACAGCAACACAACCACAATGAGCATTGAGTGCACTTCAATAGATTGCGCAGTGTTTGCTGGGGATTTGGATGGGAGCTGCTTAATTATTATGCTAAAGCTTAATTCAACAGGAATGAATGGTTCATTGGTGTTTGAGGGCTTTTCTGGAGCAGTACATTTACAGTAGGAGCTCTCCCTCACCATCTccttcgctctctcactctccctcaacctctttccctccttcgctccctccctctctcaggggAATGTTTACCCGAGTAGAGGAATGTCGCGAAACCCTTTCATCTGATACCGGCGCCCCTGGCTACAACCGACATGGAGGGGTGGCCTGAAGACCGGTGAACTTGAAgagctgctgccatttcaatgccccatcaaagagagagagagaggggaaacattCATGCAGGCCCCTCTCCCCtctacgtgtgtgtgttcgtgcgcgTGTGGACTATCTGTACTGTAACGTTTATCCATGGAAAGAATGTGAGCATGTGCGTGccggtgtgtttgagtgtgtgtgtgtgtgtgtgtgtgtgtgtgtgtgtgtgtgtgtgtgtgtgtgtgtgtgtgtgtgtgtgtgtgtgtgtgtgtgtgtgtgtgtgtgtgtgtgtgtgtgtgtgtaccacatACCATATACCAAGGGTGTTTATATGGCAATAGAATCCACCTCAGGGATCTGTGCGTGTCATCAccaagacatacacacacacttacacacttaaGCTGGGTGTACACTACACGATTTTGGCCCCGATTTAGCTGTCCCAGACAAGATTTTGAATTCGGAGACAAAATCCAACGACAAAATGTCGTTACCTACTCGTTTAATGTGAGCGGGTCAGAGATGCACTCTGAGGGCTACCCATCTCGTCTTTGAGCAGTCCCAGACATCCCGATATTTTCAAACGTTTGATTTTGTCGGCACAAAATCTGCAATGCTCTTGAAGTGTGAGATGTGCATCGACAAGTTCTGAGAACGGTGATCAGCAAGAGCCAATGAGAGCTCGCCAGAGAAGAAGCCAGTTAGATGATGACGTTGTTTCACATCACCCAGAATGTGTAGACTCgagcaggagccatgactactactagtatgcatTTGTACTTGCCTTTAACCAAAGCCAAAGTGTAAAATTGTTAAACAGCTCTGAAGTTCACAAGCAATGTTATTCCATTCAAAATGTTGGCTAGATATCTCAACTCTGTATGGCAAGCGTGAATGTCTGACTGAAGACGTTTATGAGGCTGCTTTGAGCCACAGCTCGTTCTCGTAACATTAACAATCCAATCACATCATCACGTCAATGTTTTGATGAGACAGCGTGGTGGTACCGAGAATCCTCACGACCAAGTGAAGAATCTTGGCGTGTGTGACACCCATTTGTGCCACGTTGGCAAGACAAAGAACTACAGGAAAGAAGGTTGTTTAATGTGAGAGGCTCAGCGATGTTAGGATTTTAAAAGTCGTGTAGTGTCCACCCGACATTAGCTGTTTCTCCCATGTACTGCTTCTGTGCAACAGCAGCCCCATCAGCACGTCAAATCATCATATTTTGCTTACTTTTTGGATACACCTCTGAAAAGGACATTCAAAAACTCCCCAAAGCtagccagtccagtcagtcagtgtgtatCAAGTTACAGAATGGAGACATTCCTCTTCAAGGCTTTCAGAGCTGAACAATATAACAAGCGCAAAAAATTATGACAAGCAAGCATTTTTTTCCTTAGTGACGGTTATGCCAGCCTTAACACAACATCCTCTTAATGCATGTAGATTGGAGAACATTCAGACAAGCCTGTCTTTTCCCCCCATGTGCTGTGTGcgtatcagaggaggctggtgggaggagctatagaaggactggctcattgtaatgtctggattggaatgaatggaacggagtcaaacgtggtttctgtcacaatgagcccgtcctcctactGCTCCTcgcaccagcctcctctgttttgtACGTATGTGGAAAACACGTTTGTATTGTTTTATATGTTTGTCGTTTTTTGTAAATCATTTGTGTTTCAGTCTCAGGCTGCATGCGCTGAGAGGGCTGCAAGAGGAGATGCTATTGAATGTAAAAGCTATTTTCAAAACGACAACAGTGTGTTTCATCTCTCCCTGTAATGGACCAAATGTTTCTTGTTCTTTTGGGTGACAACATGGAGGTGAAATTCATTttcgttctttctttctcttttttttcaaGAGTTCCATTGAGAAGGTATTTGTAATGAGAAGTGTCCATGTTCTTAAATTCAAATAATATTGGTTGCTTCTTTAAACAGTGTCTAGTTCTTTATTttgttgtgtgtgcgtgtctctctctcaatttttcacttcaatttgctttattggcatgacttaacaatgtacatattgccaaagcttactttagACATATAAAATATTAACATAAttcataataataatcaatattgtcaacaggacaacagtaacaaaaataacaaagagtaaaaataaccatacatttaacaataacaataagcatagaggacatgtgcagattgattggtctgtcagacactgtccctcgttttatggcaggcagcaatgtagtgcgctgccaacccacagctctctgcgtcctcccccaacagcacgggtagcctatcctcatcagagagttCTTTGAAACCTcgaataagagtttcaaatttggggaaattacactctaattgatttatattttttaaatttgatcaggaaatgcagctctgtctcgggttctgctgaggtgcagtggttgcacagcctttcctctatagggagccaggttttcctgtgtctacccttctcaatgacaaggctgtgctcactgggcctgtactttgtcaaggtttttctaaggttttgatcagtaaccatggtcaaatagttagccacggtgtactgccgatttagggccaaatagcactgcatttttctttgtgcttgtgtttctcaATAAGtactgtagttttgttttgactgtgttgtaatttggtttattctgattgattggacgttctggtcctgaggcttcagtgtgttagtagaacaggtttgtgaactcagccccaggaccagctggatgaggggactcttttctttgctcagctcttggatttgcagggcttggtaatgatatgagagggggtcactgtattttagatgtttccaaaacttaattgctattTTTTTAGTTTCTATTAATACTAATTGATTtactaattctgccctgcatgaattgtttgtagttttcctctggagaTGTAGGATAATCTTAGAGAACtacatgcagggtttcaatgtggtgtttgtcccattgggtgaaatcttgttttgcaagtggaccccacacctcgctgccataaagtgcaattggttcaatgacacattcaataagttttagccaaatttgaaTAGATATTtcaatttgattttttttttaaatggcgtaGAATgtcctgcgtgctttctctctcagttcattcactgcatcattaaggtgtccagttgagcttgtTTTTAAACGTAATtcattgtagtgtgtgcagtattctatatattttgtaccaactGAGAACTTTGGTTTAactccctgagatctggatcttctctagAAAatcatacatttttatattttgggggtttactgccagggtccaggtctggcagtactgctctaacatgtccaggctctgctgtaggccatgtgctgtgggtgactgTAACGAACGTCATcgggagaagaccaaggtgcagcgtggtaagtattcataatacttttaataaatacaaatacttgaacaaaaaacaacaaaaacgacaaacgaacagttctgcaaggtgcaatacacaaaacagaaaacaactacccacaaatacaggtgggaacaggctacctaagtatggttctcaatcagagacaacgattgacagctgcctctgattgggaaccataccaggccaaacacatagaaatacaacacacagaacaaaacagaattcccaccccaactcacgccctgaccaaccaaaatagagacataaaaaggatctctaaggtcagggcgtgacagtgacagcaggtacaggtcatctgtgaagagcaggcATTAAACCTCTAAATTGTGGAGCCActatttttctagaatagtggccaattcgtttatgtaaatattgaagagtgcagggctcagattgcaacccaggCGAAGGCCCCACTCCTGGTTAAAGAATTAAAGTTATTTTCTTgccttttcttttctctctctctgtgtgtgaaatGTTTCATTTGTTTCACTAAACGTTTTGTAATATATAACTTGTAACAAACCATTTGGATCATCAAATATTTACCCAAGTAATTCCTTCCTTCTGGCTATCAGTCAATTATGAGTAGACTATTTAAAACTTCCCTTGTGACAACTTTAAATAGGTAATGACATCATTTAACCACCAGGCGGCGTATGTTGCATAGTTTTCAAACCTTgtccgtttattttttattgtatttaacctttatttaaatagggaagtcaattaagaataaattcttatttacaatgacggcctaccaaaaggcaaaagacctcctgctGGGACggaggctgggattaaaaataaaaatatatataacatataaatataggacaaaacacacatcacgacaagagagacataagacaacaacatagcaaggcagcaacacatgacaatacagcatggtagaaacacaacatgacaacaacatggtagcaagacaacatggtagcagcacaaaacatggtacaaacattattgggcaaagacaacagcacaaagggcaagaaggtagagacattGCATAATTCTACATCTACAATGTAATAATGAAAATAAAGATGAATCGCTAGGCTGCTAGTTATAATTATTAACTATGTGTAATTAAAATAATACAATAAACAATCTTCATAAATAATACATTCACATGACTTTGACTGAATCATGTAACTATGCCAATAAACCGAATGTAAAATGTTCCCATTACAGTTCAATCGATCGCACCAACAGCTGTAAAAAGATTCAACTGAAAAGTTCAATCAAGCCAAAGGTGCTCCGAGTTTCCATCATCGGGATGCAATTTCATCAGGGTTGCATTTTTGTTGAGTCTTGAGTGTTGCATTTCTCTGGCAGCACATGATGTGATCTTCAAAATAACTTTGCAAATTCCACAATATTGGCTGAAGAACACATAGACAGTCTTCTAAGAACCAAACGGGAATTAATTGGATTCCAGTTCGCACCCAAACGcaatgctctgtctctctctgtctctctttctctgtatactctgactctctctccctcttaagTTATCTCACATACTATGGACAAGTGTTGACTGACAGCTTTTCATAGTAGCTCTACGCCTAAGCGAGGGGACAGGAGCGGAGAGGACAGCAGTTACAGCGAAGTAGTCCGTACACTGCTGCAGCTACAGAACATGGATTAAAGCACTCTGCCTATTAGCTAAATAATAGCGATGTGCATTCCGGGTCTTTTCCGTGAGCCGCATCATTTGGCTCCGTTCAGCTAAAAGAGCCGCATAATTTGCCTCCCAAACGGCCCTTCATTGAAAATGCTGGAAAATCAACCGAGAACCATGAAAAAATTAACAAATCTCTAATGTAAAGACAAAAGAGTAAGTTACCATTACCCCATGTGAGATCGTGATATGCAAGTTCAACTACATTTTTACCTAGCCAAATTGTTAGATCGCCTGCGAAACGTTTTTTTTAATGCACTTCAACAATTAGAGTGGACCAGAATGACTTGCTCTCCCCACTATTTATTGTTTCTGCATTCTGAATCATCCATCTTCAGATAATGATTGTGTAACTTAGTTGCAGATAATCGTTTGAAACTCAAaaagcagtagtaatagtagtagtatgcAAATCAGGGAGCCAAATGAACGGCTCTTTCACGAGATGCGATTTGGTTCCCAACGTTTGCCAAAAAGAGCCGTTCATTCGCGAACGACTCATCACTACTACATAGTAGTAGCAGGCGCTTTCGCGCAGTTGCCGAATGTGCTCGTCTGTGTGTTCGTGCAGAAAACTAAAGGAGAGACTGCTGAGTTGAACAAGGTAGTTATTGCAACGAGAAAGGAAGGGAATATTTAGCTAATCTTTTAAAATACTAAACTGGACCAGAGGACCTCTCTCCCTTGCATACAAGtgttaaagggagggaggggaacgGCACAGAATTATGTTTAAATTACCCTCTACAGTTAACTTGGGAGAGTATTTTTGCTGAGTTGAAAATATTAAGTTTAGGTTCTAGAAAAACAAGATAACTCGAGCGCAATGGAGAGCCAACCACCCGAGCCGCAAATCTACGAGGACGTTCGAAAGAGCGGCTATCTCCGCAAGCAGAAATCCATGCACCGGCGATACTTCGTCCTCCGGACGGCCTCGGAGAGGGGCCCGGCCCGGCTCGAATACTACGAGAGCGAGAAGAAATTCAGAGGAAAGACACCGGTCCCCAAGAAAGCCCTGGTGCTGGAGACGTGTTTCAACATCAATAAGCGGGCTGATGCGAAGAACAAGCACATGATAGTGCTGTACACTCGGGCGGAGAGCTTTGCCATCGCGGCAGAAAACGAGGCGGACCAGGACGAATGGTATCAGGCCATGGTGGAGCTGCAATGCAAAAGTAAGTAAGCAAAACTACAACGAGCTCTGACTGCAACCCGACCTCTATATGGCTGCCTATCGTTATAACGAAGTGGCCATAGTATTACATCTGAACGTGGCGATGTAGCCCACTGCAGCAATTTGCTCAAATGCAGCTTATAAAAACGACACGTGCTCGtttaatataccacggctgtcattGTTATTAGGCTATTTGTTATTAGGTTATTGTTATTAGgcatttaaatgtttaaaaaaatatgattATTGTTATTAGGCTATTTTTAGGACATCCAGAAATGTGCATAACGGGAGTAACTTAACATTGCTCGTCAGCAGCGAGGAACGTCCCACTGCTCACTACCAGCGATGTTTTAAAAATGTCGGCACACGATTTTAGCGTAATAGTTTGAGGCATGCTCTTTGCATTTTAAAGAAAAGTGATGTCAAAATATATCCATATTGCAGTGTgtggtaggttactgtactgTTTTGCTGCCTATGGACCATCATTTAAAtattatgtaaaattacagtgcatACTTCTTTGCATAATAATTATATTTAGCCAAGGTCCCCCAGAAACTGCAAATCTTATGTTCCAAGTTACCGTGTGTGCTTATCCTTGCCAACACCCAGAGAACGTTAAACGTTATCATACTTTTTCCCCCACACCCATATAGATAGTCTACTTGCTCCAAAAGTTCACATATGCACCAAATGCTTGTGGTTTGTACAGGGTTTAGAGAAGGGAAAAACAAGTAGTTTCATTAAAACGTTGCCTGTATCAAGAGTAGGCTATATTGGAGACAATGTTCTACAGCCAACCTTCCTCCTGCTTCTTCCATTCCCGAGTCAACCCTGGCCATTGCGCAAACGCATCCAGATTTTTGTTATGAGCCTGATTCTCTGTTTACTTAGTATGTACGGAAAAAGTATGAACAAAGTATGAACACTCCCTACAGTAAGTCGCCAGAGCGTAtgttaaattactaaaatgtaattataaactgggtgattttagccctgaatgctgattggctgacagccgtggtgtatcagacgggtatgacaaaatatttatttttactgctctagttACActtgtaaccagtttataatagcaataaggcaccaatgggatttgtggtatatggccaatataccacggctaagggttgtatccaggcactccacgttgtgtCGTACTTCAGAACAGCCCTtatgtggtatattggccatataccacaccccatcgttccttattgcttaaatgtatGTTTTTATTTTCTGCTGACATGACAATATTTGCCAAGACAAGACATCACAGTAGAGGATACATGCAAAACCAACAGCATGAACAAGTTTATACAAGATCTATATTGTTGGATACCTGTGTAATGTGCACAAGTATCAATGGGCATACTCATCTTCCATTC
The DNA window shown above is from Salvelinus alpinus chromosome 31, SLU_Salpinus.1, whole genome shotgun sequence and carries:
- the LOC139561885 gene encoding arf-GAP domain and FG repeat-containing protein 1-like isoform X3, coding for MTTFSQQEVEFLQNHGNEVGRRTWLCAFDPKTEGCFDTRDSQKLKEFLQDKYQKKKWHFSKNKNRREVEGPWSPPGVQALPISHGPTPSQAQAHAMPPSVRLLRTLPLLQSQLSSWGDRVPAISPADMRADVFTARAPSRSQSFRDPPLKDSLMSGIERQRPGSLSSAMGTHSHAPSFPALPRPSASSTFKNNFTLGRTVASSGGSAPFRAFPKSLSVDFGGLSQPHSRSALSVAPPAPGPNTHTNHQDRYAALSQLNSVFPDTSPGPGTGTGPGLTAPPGGPRQYNTLFGKRLSSSSTPASSPGMDAVTGSQTFANFPNPFSSCSRSQQQQPALSPSNPFHSSTSGGDSSGFVTSPTSVFPPSATFPAPTTQDAFPHEHANKQETNGFASFSAPDSPPKVPCPMSVNPFTGNVYPSRGMSRNPFI
- the LOC139561885 gene encoding arf-GAP domain and FG repeat-containing protein 2-like isoform X1 — its product is MSNRKHRDSQEICARKVRELAQAGVNKHCFECSQPGVTYIDITVGCFVCTSCSGMLRGLNPPHRVKSISMTTFSQQEVEFLQNHGNEVGRRTWLCAFDPKTEGCFDTRDSQKLKEFLQDKYQKKKWHFSKNKNRREVEGPWSPPGVQALPISHGPTPSQAQAHAMPPSVRLLRTLPLLQSQLSSWGDRVPAISPADMRADVFTARAPSRSQSFRDPPLKDSLMSGIERQRPGSLSSAMGTHSHAPSFPALPRPSASSTFKNNFTLGRTVASSGGSAPFRAFPKSLSVDFGGLSQPHSRSALSVAPPAPGPNTHTNHQDRYAALSQLNSVFPDTSPGPGTGTGPGLTAPPGGPRQYNTLFGKRLSSSSTPASSPGMDAVTGSQTFANFPNPFSSCSRSQQQQPALSPSNPFHSSTSGGDSSGFVTSPTSVFPPSATFPAPTTQDAFPHEHANKQETNGFASFSAPDSPPKVPCPMSVNPFTGNVYPSRGMSRNPFI
- the LOC139561885 gene encoding arf-GAP domain and FG repeat-containing protein 2-like isoform X2; amino-acid sequence: MSNRKHRDSQEICARKVRELAQAGVNKHCFECSQPGVTYIDITVGCFVCTSCSGMLRGLNPPHRVKSISMTTFSQQEVEFLQNHGNEVGRRTWLCAFDPKTEGCFDTRDSQKLKEFLQDKYQKKKWHFSKNKNRREVEGPWSPPGVQALPISHGPTPSQAQAHAMPPSVRLLRTLPLLQSQLSSWGDRVPAISPADMRADVFTARAPSRSQSFRDPPLKDSLMSGIERQRPGSLSSAMGTHSHAPSFPALPRPSGRTVASSGGSAPFRAFPKSLSVDFGGLSQPHSRSALSVAPPAPGPNTHTNHQDRYAALSQLNSVFPDTSPGPGTGTGPGLTAPPGGPRQYNTLFGKRLSSSSTPASSPGMDAVTGSQTFANFPNPFSSCSRSQQQQPALSPSNPFHSSTSGGDSSGFVTSPTSVFPPSATFPAPTTQDAFPHEHANKQETNGFASFSAPDSPPKVPCPMSVNPFTGNVYPSRGMSRNPFI